The genomic DNA GCCGCGGGGGTGAACCTGTAACAGTGCCCGCGGGCGCGGGGCGCGACGTGCCGCGCGACGCGCCCGCGGGCGACGCCGACTGTCCAAGGACCCGCCGGACCTGGCATGGTGGCGGCTGGACACTGGCTTTTGATCGAGTCGGAGCGAGACGACGTGGAGCATTCCGCCGCCCGGGCCACCGCAGCACCCCAACTGCACGTGGTCCTCGTCATGGCCGCCGCCACCGGCGGCATCGGCGCCCATGTGCGGTCCCTCGCACACGGGTTGGTCGCACACGGAGTCTCGGTGACGGTGTGTGCCCCGGACGGCGCGGACCAGCTGTTCGGCTTCTCCGCGACCGGCGCCCGGCTGCACGTCGTCGAGATCGCCCCGACCGCCGGCGCCCGCAGCGACGCCACCGCGATCGGCGAGCTGCGCAAGGCGTTCACCGGGGCCGACGTGGTGCACGCCCACGGCATGCGCGCCGGTCTGCTCTCCGACCTGGCGCTGCGCACGGCCGGCCGCTTCCCCGGACTGCGCCCGCAGACCCCCCTGGTGGTCACCTCGCACCACGCGGTGCTGGCCACCGGCATGGAGCGGCGGCTGCAGCGGCTGATGGAGCAGCGGGTGGTGCGGACCGCCGACCTGGTGCTCGGCGCCTCCTCGGACCTGGTCGCCCGGGCCCGGGAGCTGGGCGCCGCCGACGCCCGGCTCGGACCGGTCGCCGCGCCGCCCATCCCGCCCGGCACCCTCGGACGGGAGGAGGCGCGGGCCGCGCTCGGCGCGGAGCCCGAGCAGCCGGTGGTGCTCGGCGTCGGCCGGCTGGTGGCGCAGAAGTGCTTCGGCCTGCTGCTGGACGCGGTCGGCCGGTTCACCGCCGCGGACCCGCTGGTGGCGATCGTCGGGGACGGCCCGGAGCGCTCGGCGCTGCGGGAGCGGATCGCGGTCGAGAAGCTGCCGGTCGAACTGCTCGGCTACCGGACGGACGTGCCGGACCTGCTGGGCGCCGCGGACGTGGTGGTGGTGAGCAGCCGCTGGGAGGCGCGCTCGCTGGTGGTGCAGGAGGCGATGCGCGCCGGGGTGCCGGTGGTGTCGACCTCGGTGGGCGGCGTGCCGGAGCTGGTGGGGGACGCCGCGGTGCTGGTTCCCTTCGGGGACGCCCGGGCGCTGGGTGACGCGGTCGCGAAGCTGCTGGGAGACCCGGGTCGGCGGCGGGAGCTGGCGGAGGCGGGGCGGCAGCAGGCGACCACGTGGCCGGACGAGGCGGCGACGGTGGCCCAGGTGCTGTCGACGTACGACGAGTTGGTGCAGCGGTCGGGGAGCTGAGGACGTCACCGCTCGCGGGGCTGCCACCGCCGTTCCCCGAGCCCCTTCCGGGGCGCGGGGAACGGCGGTGGTTCAGACCGTGACGGGTTCGGCCATGTAGGCGCCGGCGCAGGCGGTGAGGCGCAGGGCGGTGTCGATCAGCGGGACGTGGCTGAAGGCCTGCGGGAAGTTGCCGACCTGGCGCTTGGCGCGCGGGTCCCACTCCTCGGCGAGCAGGCCGAGGTCGTTGCGCAGCGAGAGCAGCTTCTCGAACAGTTCGCGGGCCTCGCCGACCCGGCCGATCATGGCGAGGTCGTCGGCCAGCCAGAACGAGCAGGCGAGGAACGCGCCCTCGTGGCCGGAGAGCCCGTCGACGTTGACGCCCTGTTCGTCGTGGGTGGGGTAGCGCAGCACGAAGCCGTCCTCGGTGGACAGTTCGCGCTGGATGGCCTCGATGGTGCCGATCACGCGCTTGTCGTCGGCGGGCAGGAAGCCGACCTGCGGGATGAGCAGCAGCGAGGCGTCCAGTTCCTTGCTGCCGTAGTACTGGGTGAAGGTGTTGCGCCCGGGGTCGTAGCCCCGGTCGCAGACGTCGCGGTGGATCTCGTCGCGCAGCTCGCGCCAGCGCTCCAGCGGGCCCTCGGCGTTGGTCTGCTCGATCAGCTTGATGGTGCGGTCCACGGCGACCCAGGCCATCACCTTGGAGTGGACGAAGTGCCGGCGCGGGCCGCGGACCTCCCAGATGCCCTCGTCGGGGTTGCGCCAGTGCTCCTCCAGGTAGCCGATCAGCTTGAGCTGGAGGTGGTGCGCGTGGTCGTGCCGGGCGAGGCCGGTCATGTGGGCGAGGTGCAGGGCCTCCACGACCTCGCCGTAGACGTCGAGTTGGAGCTGGCCCGCGGCGCCGTTGCCGATCCGGACGGGCTTGGAGTTCTCGTAGCCCGGCAGCCAGTCGAGCGAGGACTCGGTGAGCTCGCGCTCGCCCGCGATGCCGTACATGATCTGCAGGTTCTCCGGGTCGCCGGCCACCGCGCGCAGCAGCCACTCGCGCCAGGCGCGGGCCTCCTCGCGGTAGCCGGTGCGCAGCAGCGAGGAGAGGGTGATCGCGGCGTCCCGCAGCCAGGTGTAGCGGTAGTCCCAGTTGCGTTCGCCGCCGAGGTCCTCGGGCAGCGAGGTGGTGGGGGCGGCGACGATGCCGCCGGTGGGGGCGTAGGTGAGCGCCTTGAGGGTGATCAGGGAGCGGACCACGGCCTCCCGGTAGGGGCCCTGGTAGGTGCACTGGCCGACCCACTCGCGCCAGAAGCGCTCGGTGGCCTCCAGCTCCCGCTCGGCCTCCGGCGGGGCGGGGGCCGGCTCGTGCGAGGCCTTCCAGGTGAGGCCGAAGGTGATCCGCTCGCCCTCGCCGACGGTGAAGTCGGCGTAGGTGGTCAGGTCGCGCCCGTACGTCTCGGCCGCGCCGTCGAGCCAGACCGAGTCGGGGCCGGCGACGGCGACCGTGCGGTGCCCGCCGTCGGGCTGCTCGACCCGGTGCACCCAGGGGACGATCCGGCCGTAGGAGAAGCGCATGCGGACCGCGGAGCGCATCCGGACCCGGCCCTTGAGGCCCTCGACGATGCGGATCATCTGCGGGACGTCCGGGGTGCCGAGCAGGTGGCGCGGCGGCATGAAGTCGATCACCCGGACGCTGCCGCCCTGGGTGTCCCACTCCTGCTCGAGGATCAGCGAGTCGCCGCGGTAGCGGCGCCGGTCGCACGGCACGGCGGGGGCGGCGGCGGTGACCGGGGGCTGCGGGCTCTCACCCGGATCGGTGAAAGCGCCGTCCCGGGCCGGGGGCGCGGCGGGAGCGTCGACCGGCTCGGCGGGGCCGATCCGCCAGAACCCGTGCTCATCGGTGCCCAGCAGCCCGGCGAAGACCGCGGGGGAGTCGAATCTCGGCAGGCACATCCAGTCGACGGCGCCGTCCCTGCTGACCAGGGCGGCGGTCTGCATGTCTCCGATGAGTGCGTAGTCCTCGATACGGCCGGCCATGGTTCTCCAGTTCGCGGTCGGTGCTCGGTTACCCGACGGCGGGCGTTCGGAGGGGGAGTGGGGAGCCCGGGAACCGGGCCGGGCGCTCCGGGCCGTCGGCGAGGCGTCCGTGCAGGATAAACCGGCGTCGGGGGCGGGGGCACGCGGAGATCGCACAGTGCGGCCGTCCTGGCGGAAAGTCGGAACATAATCGGTCCAATCGGGGGATACGGCGTTGCCCGGAAGGACCATCCGGAGATGATCCTTCCGGGTCATCCCGGACCGCCCCGAGGGGGCCCGCCGCGACACGCGCGGACGCCTCCTCGCCGTCGCACTGATACGCTGGTATCCCGTGGACTGGTGGGCAGGACAGGCGGACAGCCCCTCCACCGGCGTCACCCTCGACACGCGACCCACGGGAGCCCCCTCTTGGCACAGCCCCATTCCGGCAAGTCGGCCTCCGGCCGCGCCGTGACGACCAAGCACCTCTTCGTCACCGGGGGTGTCGCCTCTTCGCTCGGCAAGGGGCTCACCGCCTCCAGCCTCGGCGCCCTGCTCAAGGCACGCGGCCTGCGCGTGACGATGCAGAAGCTCGACCCGTACCTCAACGTGGACCCGGGCACGATGAACCCGTTCCAGCACGGTGAGGTCTTCGTCACCGACGACGGCGCCGAGACCGACCTGGACATCGGCCACTACGAGCGGTTCCTCGACACCAACCTGCACGGCTCGGCGAACGTCACCACCGGCCAGGTGTACTCGACGGTCATCGCCAAGGAGCGCCGCGGCGAGTACCTGGGCGACACCGTCCAGGTCATCCCGCACATCACCAACGAGATCAAGTCCCGGATCCGCCGGATGGCGACCGAGGACGTCGACGTGGTCATCACCGAGGTCGGCGGCACCGTCGGCGACATCGAGTCGCTGCCGTTTCTGGAGGCGGTCCGCCAGGTCCGCCACGAGGTCGGCCGGGAC from Kitasatospora terrestris includes the following:
- a CDS encoding glycosyltransferase family 4 protein; translation: MEHSAARATAAPQLHVVLVMAAATGGIGAHVRSLAHGLVAHGVSVTVCAPDGADQLFGFSATGARLHVVEIAPTAGARSDATAIGELRKAFTGADVVHAHGMRAGLLSDLALRTAGRFPGLRPQTPLVVTSHHAVLATGMERRLQRLMEQRVVRTADLVLGASSDLVARARELGAADARLGPVAAPPIPPGTLGREEARAALGAEPEQPVVLGVGRLVAQKCFGLLLDAVGRFTAADPLVAIVGDGPERSALRERIAVEKLPVELLGYRTDVPDLLGAADVVVVSSRWEARSLVVQEAMRAGVPVVSTSVGGVPELVGDAAVLVPFGDARALGDAVAKLLGDPGRRRELAEAGRQQATTWPDEAATVAQVLSTYDELVQRSGS
- a CDS encoding glycoside hydrolase family 15 protein, with protein sequence MAGRIEDYALIGDMQTAALVSRDGAVDWMCLPRFDSPAVFAGLLGTDEHGFWRIGPAEPVDAPAAPPARDGAFTDPGESPQPPVTAAAPAVPCDRRRYRGDSLILEQEWDTQGGSVRVIDFMPPRHLLGTPDVPQMIRIVEGLKGRVRMRSAVRMRFSYGRIVPWVHRVEQPDGGHRTVAVAGPDSVWLDGAAETYGRDLTTYADFTVGEGERITFGLTWKASHEPAPAPPEAERELEATERFWREWVGQCTYQGPYREAVVRSLITLKALTYAPTGGIVAAPTTSLPEDLGGERNWDYRYTWLRDAAITLSSLLRTGYREEARAWREWLLRAVAGDPENLQIMYGIAGERELTESSLDWLPGYENSKPVRIGNGAAGQLQLDVYGEVVEALHLAHMTGLARHDHAHHLQLKLIGYLEEHWRNPDEGIWEVRGPRRHFVHSKVMAWVAVDRTIKLIEQTNAEGPLERWRELRDEIHRDVCDRGYDPGRNTFTQYYGSKELDASLLLIPQVGFLPADDKRVIGTIEAIQRELSTEDGFVLRYPTHDEQGVNVDGLSGHEGAFLACSFWLADDLAMIGRVGEARELFEKLLSLRNDLGLLAEEWDPRAKRQVGNFPQAFSHVPLIDTALRLTACAGAYMAEPVTV